In Fusarium oxysporum Fo47 chromosome IX, complete sequence, the following proteins share a genomic window:
- a CDS encoding ricin B lectin domain-containing protein: MSMISAHDLEGKTVAFVNFATGTAIDLKDGFTSPPDGTPCIGWQAHLNENQQWKCVKYQHGPDDQPQFRLQNIRASGRAMDLYNGGTSDGTEIVGWQYSGFGGHQLWCIRPVGYFPAHGTIVKIENIPAGTFVTLQGGSAQYGTRIVGSHGSLNDLRTDQLWILKLI; this comes from the exons ATGTCCATGATCAGTGCCCACGATCTCGAAGGCAAGACTGTAGCCTTTGTCAACTTCGCAACCGGCACCGCCATCGATCTCAAAGATG GCTTTACCAGCCCCCCCGATGGCACTCCTTGCATCGGATGGCAAGCCCATCTGAATGAGAACCAGCAATGGAAGTGCGTCAAGTACCAGCACGGTCCTGATGATCAGCCCCAGTTCAGGCTTCAGAACATCAGGGCTTCTGGAC GAGCTATGGATCTCTACAATGGAGGAACATCTGACGGCACTGAGATCGTAGGCTGGCAGTACAGCGGCTTCGGGGGTCATCAGCTTTGGTGCATTCGTCCTGTTGGATACTTCCCTGCTCATGGGACTATTGTGAA GATTGAGAATATCCCGGCTGGAACTTTTGTTACGCTCCAGGGCGGCAGCGCTCAGTACGG TACTCGTATTGTTGGGTCGCACGGATCCCTCAACGATCTCCGTACTGACCAGCTTTGGATTCTGAAGTTGATCTGA
- a CDS encoding general substrate transporter translates to MTQQDFDNDARLEKAEVAHAEDAVAVRDHEMTTWECAKKNPKAILWALYANLGATLVGYENLALAVCLALPAFQMKFASLVDGNLIIPAYWQSLWNATYNIMQLFGSLSAGFVQDKLGRRAVFLAGIIIVSCGITLAYLAETPAQFMGAKIISGFAVGAFQSTTQTYVSEVTPLPLRGIALSLNILMMNVGFLIAISTTYARVTIMNESAFRVVFAAAWVFPGILALGLPFLPESPYYLIMKNKRDLALKHLAKLCSKDEDLDARIRHMEETVEAERLISSEKASFLECFKGSNWRRTRIILICMYMPQIVGSSLSSNAPYFLSQTGLSSGLIIKIMQIGLGVSILSSLVNIYMMTLFRHRPLMFVGMTICALIYLIMGVAAACPQSEKTLLAIGIVMQFLSLAYGPAIGSSLAVAGEVSASRLRAKSQGIAFGFQAITSTVWVTVLPYMFNKDEGNMGGHIGWVFLGMTLLMMLAVYFDVPGTKGRTFHELDIMFEKKIPARHFEHYKSD, encoded by the exons ATGACACAGCAAGATTTTGACAATGATGCGAggcttgagaaggctgaggttgCTCATGCTGAGGATGCTGTTGCTGTGAGGGATCATGAGATGACGACTTGGGAATGTGCGAAGAAGAACCCAAAGGCCATTCTTTGGGCTCTTTATGCAAACC TGGGAGCTACTCTTGTTGGCTACGAGAACCTTGCTCTGGCCGTCTGTCTCGCTCTCCCAGCTTTCCA GATGAAGTTCGCCAGCCTCGTCGACGGCAACCTCATCATCCCAGCATACTGGCAATCCCTCTGGAACGCCACCTACAACATCATGCAGCTCTTCGGTTCCCTCTCCGCCGGCTTCGTCCAAGACAAACTCGGCCGACGCGCCGTCTTCCTCGCTGGCATCATAATCGTTTCTTGTGGTATCACTCTGGCTTATCTGGCTGAAACACCTGCTCAGTTCATGGGGGCAAAGATCATCTCTGGTTTTGCCGTTGGTGCGTTCCAGTCTACCACGCAGACTTATGTCTCTGAGGTTACGCCGCTACCTTTGCGTGGTATTGCGTTGTCTCTCAACATTCTTATGATG AACGTCGGTTTCCTCATCGCCATATCCACAACCTACGCTCGCGTCACGATCATGAACGAATCCGCATTCCGAGTCGTATTCGCCGCTGCATGGGTCTTCCCCGGAATCCTCGCCCTCGGTCTCCCATTCCTTCCCGAGTCTCCATACTATCTCATCATGAAGAACAAGCGCGATCTTGCTCTGAAGCACCTCGCCAAACTCTGCtccaaagatgaagatcttgatgcTCGTATCCGACACATGGAAGAGACTGTCGAAGCTGAGCGCCTGATATCTTCTGAGAAAGCTTCGTTCCTAGAGTGCTTCAAGGGTAGCAATTGGCGCCGTACAAGGATTATTCTGATCTGCATGTACATGCCCCAGATTGTTGGTTCGAGCTTGTCATCCAACGCTCCGTACTTTCTCAGCCAGACCGGTTTGAGTAGTGGCTTGATCATCAAGATTATGCAGAtcggtcttggtgtttctaTCCTGTCCTCATTGGTCAACATCTACATGATGACTCTCTTTCGACATCGACCATTGATGTTCGTCGGCATGACCATCTGCGCTCTCATCTATCTGATCATGGGCGTTGCAGCTGCCTGTCCCCAGTCCGAGAAGACTCTGTTGGCTATCGGTATCGTGATGCAATTCCTCTCTCTTGCTTACGGTCCAGCCATTGGTTCCAGTCTCGCTGTGGCTGGTGAAGTGTCTGCTTCCAGGCTGCGAGCCAAATCTCAAGGTATCGCTTTCGGATTCCAGGCCATCACCAGCACTGTTTGGGTTACTGTGCTGCCGTACATGTTCAACAAGGATGAAGGTAATATGGGCGGTCATATCGGTTGGGTCTTCCTTGGTATGACactgttgatgatgctggctGTCTACTTTGATGTTCCAGGTACTAAGGGCAGGACATTCCATGAGCTCGATAtcatgtttgagaagaagattccTGCTCGTCATTTCGAGCATTACAAGAGCGATTGA
- a CDS encoding uncharacterized protein (of unknown function-domain containing protein): MTSQSGSDGAFRQYLPDLNQPRFQNMKKQDSYEYADIFKKEGQPPWLHGLYLHWRNLFQEPYKGITNDGVVRDGLFELQDDGIPIDTIVEAADNLCANLSQDQKLKTCYHIDSPEWRSWSNPEFLLSDKGIRLDELSNELRSKALKVLELTLSPEGYQKALGAMRVNHFLGELVETPAIMNEFSYNFVLFGEPSTTRPWGYSFYGHHLCLNIFLYKAQIVVSPWFTGAEPNLIDDGPYKGTRILDKEETLGLRLMQSLSPEQQKASQVYKLMKDPAMPHGRWNHDDQRHLCGAYRDNRIVPYEGILVSNMSNQQQDYILGIANEFFLYLPDKARKLRLELLKKWFHETYWCWIGGYGDNDPFYYRIQSPVVIFEFDHHSGVFLNNKEPAKFHIHTLMRTPNGGDYGMALRPLIPGIKQEFLWEG, translated from the exons ATGACTTCTCAATCGGGCTCCGATGGGGCCTTTCGCCAGTACCTCCCCGACCTAAACCAGCCGCGCTTCCAGAATATGAAGAAGCAGGATTCTTATGAATACGCTGATATTTTTAAGAAAGAGGGCCAACCGCCTTGGCTTCACGGATTATACCTACACTGGCGCAATTTGTTCCAAGAGCCTTACAAGGGCATCACAAATGACG GTGTTGTTAGGGACGGCCTATTCgaacttcaagatgatggtaTACCCATTGACACTATCGTCGAGGCCGCAGATAACCTCTGCGCCAACCTCAGCCAGGATCAGAAGCTCAAGACATGCTATCACATCGACAGCCCTGAATGGCGCTCATGGTCAAATCCCGAGTTTCTCCTCAGCGACAAAGGAATCCGTCTCGATGAACTATCAAACGAGTTGAGGTCAAAGGCGCTTAAAGTTCTGGAACTTACGCTCTCGCCAGAAGGTTACCAAAAGGCCCTCGGCGCCATGCGAGTAAATCACTTCCTAGGCGAACTGGTTGAGACACCTGCCATCATGAACGAATTCTCCTACAATTTTGTTCTCTTCGGTGAACCGTCAACGACTCGGCCTTGGGGTTACTCATTCTACGGACATCATCTGTGTCTGAACATCTTTCTGTACAAGGCTCAGATTGTGGTGTCGCCGTGGTTCACTGGCGCCGAGCCTAATCTTATTGATGATGGACCTTACAAGGGTACACGAATTCTGGACAAGGAGGAAACTCTCGGATTGCGTCTGATGCAGAGTCTTTCACCAGAGCAGCAAAAAGCATCACAAGTGTATAAACTTATGAAAGACCCTGCGATGCCTCATGGACGATggaatcatgatgatcaacGGCATCTCTGCGGTGCTTACCGCGACAACAGGATCGTTCCATACGAAGGAATTCTCGTGTCCAATATGTCGAACCAACAGCAAGATTATATCCTCGGCATCGCAAATGAATTCTTCCTTTACTTACCCGATAAGGCGAGAAAGCTGCGCCTGGAactgttgaagaagtggtTCCATGAGACTTACTGGTGCTGGATTGGAGGATACGGCGATAATGATCCGTTTTACTATCGGATCCAGAGTCCGGTGGTGATATTTGAGTTTGATCATCATTCAGGTGTGTTTCTGAATAACAAGGAACCTGCCAAGTTCCATATCCATACGCTCATGAGGACGCCTAATGGTGGGGATTACGGTATGGCGCTGAGGCCGCTAATACCGGGTATCAAGCAAGAGTTTCTTTGGGAAGGGTAG
- a CDS encoding RmlC-like cupin domain-containing protein, translating into MSVPLHTSPPNERTSYMIDQLEGERISIPGSKGVFRILASSKQTNGGMAVFTSGAVLADAPGFHWHEEAHDVFLVTKGFLKLWSGDKCRIMGPGDFAYIPPHVIHNPLLLGPHTETVGLVAPGDWVDFFRYVGETYNGILVPETDDRDIKSMLMQKMMAAKDRFDVHFKRDYQPPEVGEWLESENQLAGPGEAYFLRANTGPRWLLGGVMSRPFILASQSGGKFSMSSIESSNVYGKSPLSKWLTFASIDHCFIVQEGLLRVKIKSGDNSSWNEAREGQTVVIAAGETFTLDFGSKYVRVWTFANGRGIEEVVQNAGSPATGFVLPDEVGDWEESKLLEVCKDLGVEVAEL; encoded by the exons ATGAGCGTTCCCCTACATACATCTCCTCCCAATGAGAGGACAAGCTACATGATCGACCAGCTCGAAGGAGAGCGCATAAGCATTCCTGGCAGCAAGGGTGTTTTCAGAATCCTCGCTTCATCAAAGCAGACTAATGGTGGCATGGCTGTGTTTACCAGTGGTGCCGTCTTAGCGGATGCCCCTGGCTTTCACTGGCATGAGGAAGCTCATGATGTCTTTCTGGTCACCAAGGGTTTCTTGAAGCTATGGAGTGGTGACAAGTGTCGAATCATGGGTCCTGGTGACTTTGCTTATATCCCTCCT CATGTTATCCATAATCCCCTCTTGCTGGGACCTCACACCGAGACCGTGGGTCTGGTAGCACCAGGTGACTGGGTTGACTTCTTTAGATATGTCGGCGAGACATACAATGGCATTCTTGTGCCGGAGACTGATGATCGCGACATCAAGTCAATGCTCAtgcagaagatgatggcggcCAAGGACAGATTCGACGTTCATTTCAAGCGTGACTACCAGCCACCCGAGGTTGGCGAGTGGTTAGAGTCTGAGAACCAACTCGCTGGCCCTGGTGAAGCCTATTTCCTACGGGCCAATACTGGACCCAGATGGCTTCTGGGGGGTGTTATGTCAAGACCTTTCATTCTCGCGTCCCAATCCGGTGGAAAATTCTCAATGTCGAGTATTGAGTCATCGAATGTATATGGGAAGTCACCTCTGAGCAAATGGCTCACCTTTGCCTCTATTGATCATTGTTTCATCGTTCAAGAAGGCCTTCTTAGGGTGAAGATCAAGTCTGGGGATAATAGTTCTTGGAATGAAGCCAGGGAGGGTCAGACGGTGGTCATTGCTGCAGGAGAGACTTTTACATTGGACTTTGGCAGTAAATATGTCCGTGTCTGGACCTTTGCCAATGGGAGAGGAATTGAGGAGGTGGTTCAGAACGCTGGATCTCCGGCTACGGGATTCGTTCTGCCTGACGAGGTTGGAGACTGGGAAGAGTCCAAACTGCTGGAAGTATGTAAAGACCTTGGGGTGGAGGTTGCAGAACTATAG
- a CDS encoding Alpha/Beta hydrolase protein, with protein sequence MVNKDQVSDCLRRGWIVLAPNHRLCPQVNLLEGPMQDCRDLLAWVYDGGLETPLRKASSTLVPDLDHVFAFGTSSGGHLSLCLGFGVTRPVAGIYDMYGPSNFADDFWTTRLEGMKLPPGLKDSFINKVFDEDPVPITGGVSLEGQATGPPDFSDPRQAYALTQLANGTVLDAIFPSKDWSKVDPALNVDSSFPPTFIVHGAADTKVPIHLSRKLFDVLKQNGVNCCMVEVPGEEHTFAAMMEVGSVTWNLQRQGFDFLESLIE encoded by the exons ATGGTCAACAAAGACCAGGTATCAGATTGCCTAAGGAGAGGGTGGATCGTCTTGGCACCAAATCATCGCCTTTGTCCCCAAGTTAATCTCTTGGAGGGTCCAATGCAAGACTGTCGTGATCTCCTAGCTTGGGTTTACGACGGAGGTCTCGAAACACCTTTACGCAAAGCGAGCTCAACACTAGTACCGGATCTCGACCATGTGTTTGCCTTCGGTACCTCTTCTGGTGGGCATTTATCACTTTGTTTG GGCTTTGGCGTTACTCGTCCAGTTGCAGGAATCTACGATATGTATGGCCCTAGCAACTTTGCCGATGACTTCTGGACGACAAGACTTGAGGGCATGAAGCTACCACCAGGACTCAAAGACTCATTTATCAACAAAGTATTTGACGAGGACCCAGTTCCCATCACTGGAGGTGTCTCTCTCGAAGGCCAGGCGACTGGACCTCCAGACTTTAGCGACCCCCGCCAAGCATATGCCCTGACACAACTGGCGAACGGCACTGTCCTCGATGCCATCTTCCCTTCAAAAGACTGGAGCAAGGTCGACCCAGCACTAAACGTTGATTCTTCGTTTCCTCCAACCTTTATAGTCCATGGTGCTGCAGATACAAAAGTGCCGATTCATCTGAGTAGAAAGCTTTTTGATGTGCTGAAGCAGAACGGTGTTAACTGCTGTATGGTGGAGGTTCCCGGGGAGGAGCATACTTTTGCGGCCATGATGGAGGTTGGATCTGTTACTTGGAATCTTCAGCGACAGGGCTTTGACTTCCTTGAGTCTTTGATTGAGTAG
- a CDS encoding ferric reductase like transmembrane component-domain-containing protein encodes MAHGSMGTNEHSHGGSPLAPCIATNSDFLRTLACCLSTRCADVSPSKLESYWSGQATGDKTVSAEWTYGAALANYDFNVFFDWEEAVQSTYVIILISIGVATPVFFSALGYLPFMNRAIHKTRPYLIYPSTFRGYNIRPLPYLLGNAPTIAELLAYVGYRTRHISFALLPLTVLFSSRNNILLWITDWPFSTFLVLHRWVARLCALHAIVHSITVLAAYIRLGTYYTDVHKPYWIWGIIGTLCLVLLLVQSVLWFRRASYEAFLILHIVLAVFVIFGCWYHIYFWKPFSGVYELWIYMVCAVWFFDRLFRVLRVAKNGVRRASVLELSDEIVRLDISGVRWLSTPGYHAYIDFPTLQPFRPWQNHLFSITNTALLQEAFAAESSDSVAIAQSFTGTDSISLYIKKHSGTTSLLRKRPSLPVLLEGPYRGVVLQDLEPALREVADKVVLSAERLDVKALLHQEAEAGWKRIGVVVCGPAGLCDDTRAAVVSLGKTDGAIFELEVDAFSC; translated from the exons ATGGCCCACGGTAGCATGGGCACAAACGAACACTCACATGGCGGCTCACCACTAGCGCCCTGCATCGCAACCAACAGCGACTTTCTACGCACTCTCGCATGCTGCCTCAGCACTCGCTGCGCAGATGTCTCACCCTCGAAACTTGAATCATACTGGTCTGGCCAAGCTACTGGGGACAAGACTGTGTCTGCTGAATGGACCTATGGTGCTGCGCTTGCGAAT TATGACTTCAATGTCTTCTTTGACTGGGAGGAGGCTGTTCAATCCACCTACGT GATTATTTTGATCTCAATTGGTGTAGCAACAccagtcttcttctcagctctTGGCTACCTTCCCTTCATGAACCGAGCCATACATAAGACCAGGCCATATCTCATCTACCCATCAACCTTTCGAGGCTACAACATACGCCCTCTTCCGTACCTTCTTGGTAACGCGCCAACGATCG CCGAGCTACTAGCATACGTCGGCTATCGAACACGCCATATCTCGTTTGCCCTGCTACCACTCACCGTGCTGTTCTCTTCGCGCAACAATATCCTTTTATGGATCACCGATTGGCCGTTCTCGACCTTTTTGGTCCTCCACCGCTGGGTAGCTCGCCTTTGCGCCCTTCATGCGATCGTCCACTCCATCACAGTCCTCGCCGCTTACATCAGGCTCGGGACGTACTACACGGACGTACACAAGCCTTATTGGATCTGGGGTATTATTGGAACACTATGTCTGGTACTCCTTCTGGTCCAGAGCGTTCTTTGGTTTCGCCGTGCTTCATATGAAGCATTCCTCATCCTACATATTGTCCTCGCCGTTTTTGTTATCTTTGGCTGTTGGTACCATATCTACTTCTGGAAGCCATTCTCTGGAGTTTACGAATTATGGATATACATGGTATGCGCCGTATGGTTCTTTGATCGGCTCTTTCGCGTCCTACGCGTTGCGAAGAACGGCGTCCGCCGAGCCAGTGTCCTCGAGCTGTCTGATGAAATCGTCCGCCTGGATATCTCTGGTGTCAGATGGCTATCCACCCCAGGTTACCATGCCTACATCGACTTCCCTACACTGCAGCCCTTTCGCCCATGGCAGAATCATCTTTTCTCAATCACCAATACTGCCTTACTACAGGAGGCGTTTGCAGCAGAATCGTCGGATTCGG TCGCCATAGCACAGAGCTTTACAGGCACTGATAGCATCTCCCTCTACATCAAAAAGCACAGTGGCACAACGAGTCTGTTACGAAAACGCCCAAGCCTTCCTGTGCTGCTTGAGGGGCCTTATCGCG GAGTCGTCTTGCAAGATCTGGAGCCAGCACTAAGAGAGGTGGCAGATAAGGTCGTGTTGAGTGCTGAACGGTTGGATGTTAAAGCGCTTCTACACCAGGAGGCCGAGGCAGGTTGGAAGAGAATCGGGGTTGTTGTTTGTGGTCCAGCTGGTCTTTGCGATGATACTCGTGCAGCTGTGGTGAGCCTTGGAAAGACGGACGGGGCTATATTTGAGTTAGAAGTTGATGCCTTCAGCTGCTGA